One part of the Nocardioides zeae genome encodes these proteins:
- a CDS encoding NUDIX domain-containing protein, producing MAELRDEPASWPVTASEDLHRDGWVVALRADRVARPGADDEAPFRRIVLEHPGAAVILALDAEDRVFCLRQYRHAAQMRFVELPAGLLDVEGEDALSVAQRELREEGALVAERWTHLVTTYPSPGISSEKASIFLAEGLTETDRGDFVLRHEEADMEELWVPFTDLLDGVLDGRITDAPVVIAVLTLHARRARGAGESS from the coding sequence GTGGCCGAGCTGCGCGACGAGCCGGCCTCCTGGCCGGTCACGGCGTCCGAGGACCTGCACCGCGACGGCTGGGTCGTCGCCCTGCGGGCGGACCGCGTCGCGCGGCCCGGCGCGGACGACGAGGCGCCGTTCCGCCGCATCGTGCTCGAGCACCCCGGGGCGGCCGTGATCCTGGCGCTCGACGCCGAGGACCGGGTGTTCTGCCTGCGGCAGTACCGGCACGCGGCGCAGATGCGGTTCGTCGAGCTGCCCGCGGGCCTGCTGGACGTCGAGGGCGAGGACGCGCTCAGCGTGGCGCAGCGTGAGCTGCGCGAGGAGGGGGCGCTCGTCGCCGAGCGCTGGACCCACCTCGTCACGACCTACCCCTCGCCCGGCATCAGCAGCGAGAAGGCGTCGATCTTCCTGGCCGAGGGGCTCACGGAGACCGATCGCGGCGACTTCGTGCTCCGCCACGAGGAGGCCGACATGGAGGAGCTGTGGGTGCCGTTCACGGACCTCCTCGACGGGGTCCTCGACGGTCGCATCACCGACGCCCCGGTCGTCATCGCGGTGCTCACCCTGCACGCCCGCCGGGCGCGCGGGGCGGGGGAGTCGTCCTGA
- a CDS encoding TlyA family RNA methyltransferase, with the protein MPPRRLRLDAELVRRQLARSREHASELIAAGRVRVSGAVATKPATGVTTDVAIVVRDDPGRPDFVSRGGHKLAGALDAFAARGGLTVDGRRCLDAGASTGGFTDVLLRRGAAEVVAADVGYGQLAWSIRQDPRVLVRDRTNIRDLTLEHTAGPVDVVVGDLSFISLTLVLDALVAVTDPDGDLSLMVKPQFEVGKERVGKGGVVREPELRAEAVATVAAAAAGRGWGAVDVVTSPLPGPSGNVEFFLWLRRGPARIGVAEIEAEVERGSAGDAAVDAAQDPAQDPAQDPAETREATS; encoded by the coding sequence GTGCCTCCCCGACGACTGCGCCTCGACGCCGAGCTGGTGCGGCGCCAGCTCGCCCGTTCGCGGGAGCACGCCAGCGAGCTGATCGCGGCGGGCCGCGTGCGCGTGTCCGGCGCGGTGGCCACCAAGCCCGCGACCGGGGTGACGACGGACGTCGCCATCGTGGTCCGGGACGACCCCGGACGTCCCGACTTCGTCTCCCGCGGCGGGCACAAGCTCGCCGGGGCGCTCGATGCCTTCGCCGCCCGCGGCGGGTTGACCGTCGACGGCCGGCGGTGCCTCGACGCGGGCGCGTCGACCGGCGGGTTCACCGACGTCCTGCTGCGTCGGGGCGCGGCGGAGGTGGTGGCGGCCGACGTGGGCTACGGCCAGCTGGCCTGGAGCATCCGCCAGGATCCGCGCGTGCTGGTGCGCGACCGCACCAACATCCGTGACCTCACGCTCGAGCACACCGCGGGACCCGTCGACGTCGTCGTCGGCGACCTGTCCTTCATCTCCCTCACGCTCGTGCTCGACGCGCTCGTCGCGGTGACCGATCCTGACGGGGACCTGTCGCTCATGGTCAAGCCGCAGTTCGAGGTCGGCAAGGAGCGGGTCGGCAAGGGCGGCGTGGTGCGCGAGCCCGAGCTGCGCGCCGAGGCCGTCGCGACCGTGGCCGCTGCGGCGGCGGGCCGGGGCTGGGGTGCCGTCGACGTGGTGACCAGCCCCCTGCCGGGCCCCTCCGGCAACGTCGAGTTCTTCCTGTGGCTGCGCCGCGGGCCGGCGCGCATCGGCGTCGCCGAGATCGAGGCCGAGGTGGAGCGCGGGTCGGCGGGTGACGCAGCGGTCGACGCGGCGCAGGACCCGGCGCAGGACCCGGCGCAGGACCCGGCGGAGACCCGGGAGGCCACGTCATGA
- a CDS encoding tyrosine-type recombinase/integrase encodes MADAVAAYLDHLRTARGAAGSTLASYRRDLRRYRAFLAGHGVHDLTAVTPALLAGLVPALQAGDGDHPALGEASVARTLVAVRGLHRWARAEGLTAGDPAADPAAPLRAPVLARRAPRSLTVADVEAILGAAGAPGTLLARRDRTLLEVLATTGARISETVGLDLADVDLDGRTVRLRGPGGRDRVVPLPAWATATLRSYLAEVRPVLAHQATAVFVNARGGRLSRQSAWTVLARAAERAGVSEHVSPHTLRHSFAAHLVEAGVDVREVQALLGHASTATTQRYASEQGPDQRPDQAAGR; translated from the coding sequence GTGGCGGACGCCGTCGCGGCGTACCTCGACCACCTGCGCACGGCGAGGGGCGCGGCCGGCAGCACGCTGGCGTCCTACCGGCGCGACCTGCGGCGCTACCGCGCGTTCCTGGCGGGGCACGGCGTGCACGACCTCACCGCGGTGACGCCGGCGCTGCTCGCCGGTCTCGTGCCGGCCCTGCAGGCCGGCGACGGCGACCACCCCGCGCTCGGTGAGGCGTCGGTCGCCCGCACGCTCGTCGCGGTGCGCGGCCTGCACCGCTGGGCCCGGGCCGAGGGGCTCACCGCCGGTGACCCCGCCGCCGACCCCGCCGCCCCCCTGCGCGCACCTGTGCTCGCCCGTCGTGCTCCGCGGTCGCTCACCGTCGCCGACGTCGAGGCGATCCTCGGGGCCGCCGGTGCGCCCGGCACGCTGCTCGCCCGACGCGACCGCACGCTGCTCGAGGTGCTGGCGACCACCGGCGCCCGGATCTCCGAGACCGTCGGGCTCGACCTCGCCGACGTCGACCTGGACGGCCGCACCGTGCGGCTGCGGGGGCCGGGTGGCCGCGACCGCGTCGTACCCCTGCCCGCGTGGGCGACCGCGACGCTGCGCTCCTACCTGGCCGAGGTGCGGCCCGTCCTGGCGCACCAGGCGACCGCGGTCTTCGTGAACGCCCGCGGTGGCCGGCTCTCGCGCCAGAGCGCGTGGACGGTGCTCGCGCGCGCCGCGGAGCGGGCCGGCGTGAGCGAGCACGTCTCACCCCACACGCTCCGCCACTCCTTCGCCGCGCACCTCGTCGAGGCGGGCGTCGACGTGCGCGAGGTGCAGGCGCTCCTCGGGCACGCGTCGACGGCGACCACGCAGCGCTACGCGTCCGAGCAGGGGCCCGACCAGCGACCCGACCAGGCGGCCGGGCGGTGA
- the steA gene encoding putative cytokinetic ring protein SteA produces the protein MRLRTRSDATDVLPGHRGTVRVGRRVSNLLPRIRSGDVACVDLVDMDTSTAQALLDAGVSAVLNVQPMISGRYPNRGPQLLVDADVLVVDSLGEEALTAIRDGADVRVHEGAVHAADKDGALLAQGRPVDGPLVQRLLASAREGLTSQLDTFTHNASEFLRREQDLLLHGQGVPEIETAIEGRPVVLVVRGESSAAELGDLRRFMAEQRPVVIGVDRAADDLLEAGHPADVVVLSSGVDSSLPSTKALKAATDVIAVVPEGISREATAQLDRLGVRPDKVQTQATAEDVALLVADREQASVIVGVGVGATLPDFLDRQRSGLASTYLTRLKVGRRLVDASTVPTLYSGRLRPVHLLLLVLAGFVALVAAIAVTPAGQLWGEDIAAWSRDVVDYLRGLLP, from the coding sequence ATGAGACTCCGCACGCGCTCCGACGCCACCGACGTCCTTCCCGGCCACCGCGGCACCGTCCGTGTCGGTCGCCGGGTCTCGAACCTGTTGCCCCGCATCCGCAGCGGCGACGTCGCCTGTGTCGACCTGGTCGACATGGACACGAGCACGGCGCAGGCGCTCCTCGACGCGGGTGTCTCCGCGGTGCTGAACGTGCAGCCCATGATCTCGGGGCGCTACCCCAACCGGGGCCCCCAGCTGCTCGTCGACGCCGACGTGCTCGTCGTGGACTCGCTCGGCGAGGAGGCGCTGACGGCCATCCGCGACGGCGCCGACGTCCGGGTCCACGAGGGTGCGGTGCACGCCGCCGACAAGGACGGTGCACTGCTGGCACAGGGCCGTCCGGTCGACGGACCGCTCGTGCAGCGCCTGCTGGCGAGCGCCCGGGAGGGCCTGACCAGCCAGCTCGACACGTTCACCCACAACGCGAGCGAGTTCCTGCGCCGTGAGCAGGACCTGCTGCTCCACGGCCAGGGCGTGCCCGAGATCGAGACGGCCATCGAGGGCCGTCCGGTCGTGCTCGTCGTCCGCGGGGAGAGCTCCGCCGCCGAGCTGGGCGACCTGCGCCGCTTCATGGCCGAGCAGCGCCCCGTCGTGATCGGCGTGGACCGCGCGGCCGACGACCTCCTCGAGGCGGGACACCCGGCCGACGTCGTCGTGCTGAGCAGCGGCGTCGACTCGTCCCTGCCGTCGACCAAGGCGCTGAAGGCCGCGACCGACGTCATCGCCGTCGTGCCCGAGGGCATCAGCCGCGAGGCCACCGCCCAGCTCGACCGCCTCGGCGTGCGTCCCGACAAGGTGCAGACCCAGGCCACGGCGGAGGACGTCGCCCTCCTCGTCGCCGACCGCGAGCAGGCGTCCGTGATCGTCGGCGTCGGTGTCGGCGCGACGCTGCCCGACTTCCTCGACCGCCAGCGCTCCGGCCTGGCCAGCACCTACCTCACCCGGCTCAAGGTCGGCCGTCGCCTCGTCGACGCCTCGACCGTGCCGACCCTGTACTCCGGGCGCCTGCGCCCCGTGCACCTGCTCCTGCTGGTGCTCGCGGGCTTCGTCGCGCTCGTCGCCGCCATCGCCGTGACGCCGGCGGGCCAGCTGTGGGGCGAGGACATCGCCGCCTGGTCCCGCGACGTCGTCGACTACCTCCGAGGACTCCTCCCGTGA
- a CDS encoding copper transporter encodes MISFRHHVASLVAVFAALAVGVVLGGGPLSELGRDDDEPAPQQVSDSSAHATYGDEFAEASASTLYGERLSGQQVAVLSLAGADTEITDGVVTQLEAAGAQIAGRYEGRTNLTSPDQQGMVDSLATQLTEDLDLGDAVPSDLSSHERIGRLLGRAVVSTQPEGEAADTTSGTILDVMETGELVTAPTERVGRVPFLVVVMGEERDDATATALLTGLVSGLGTAALGEVVVGSTDSGDDGDLARLRAEDLGDVATVDGGETLVGQVSAVLGLAAVRDGVAGAWGAFGNDGAVPVVAASTSGGTGDDAADDE; translated from the coding sequence GTGATCTCGTTCCGCCACCACGTCGCCTCCCTCGTCGCCGTCTTCGCCGCCCTCGCCGTCGGCGTGGTGCTCGGCGGCGGCCCGCTCTCCGAGCTGGGCCGCGACGACGACGAGCCAGCCCCGCAGCAGGTCTCCGACTCGTCCGCCCACGCGACGTACGGCGACGAGTTCGCCGAGGCGTCGGCCTCGACGCTCTACGGGGAGCGCCTGAGCGGCCAGCAGGTCGCGGTGCTCTCCCTCGCCGGGGCCGACACGGAGATCACGGACGGTGTGGTCACGCAGCTCGAGGCGGCCGGCGCCCAGATCGCGGGCCGCTACGAGGGGCGCACCAACCTGACGAGCCCCGACCAGCAGGGCATGGTCGACTCGCTCGCCACCCAGCTGACCGAGGACCTCGACCTCGGCGACGCCGTGCCCAGCGACCTCTCCTCGCACGAGCGCATCGGGCGGCTCCTCGGCCGGGCGGTCGTGAGCACCCAGCCCGAGGGCGAGGCCGCCGACACGACGTCGGGCACCATCCTCGACGTCATGGAGACGGGCGAGCTCGTCACGGCCCCCACCGAGCGCGTCGGCCGCGTGCCGTTCCTCGTCGTGGTGATGGGGGAGGAGCGCGACGACGCGACCGCCACGGCGCTGCTCACGGGCCTCGTCAGCGGCCTGGGCACGGCCGCCCTGGGCGAGGTCGTCGTGGGCTCCACCGACTCGGGCGACGACGGCGACCTGGCCCGGCTCCGGGCGGAGGACCTCGGCGACGTGGCGACCGTGGACGGCGGCGAGACGCTGGTGGGCCAGGTCAGCGCGGTGCTGGGCCTCGCCGCGGTGCGTGACGGCGTCGCGGGCGCGTGGGGTGCCTTCGGCAACGACGGCGCCGTGCCGGTCGTCGCCGCGAGCACGTCCGGCGGCACCGGCGACGACGCCGCCGACGACGAGTGA
- a CDS encoding DEAD/DEAH box helicase, with amino-acid sequence MTADIATGTGPLLAVADVGADPDALYEGFAAWAASRGTALYPHQDEAVIELLGGANVVLATPTGSGKSLVAAAAVTAALAEDRVSFYTAPIKALVSEKFFDLCALFGADNVGMLTGDAAVNADAPIICCTAEILANLALREGERTDVGLVVMDEFHYYGEPDRGWAWQVPLLTLPHAQFLLMSATLGDTTRLREDLTRRTSRPTALVDDAPRPVPLDFRWSLTPLSETLEELVTTRQTPAYVVHFTQAAAVEHATGLLGSGGLTALTGRKDEAWKEQKARIAERIGDFRFGAGFGKTLSRLLRSGIGVHHAGMLPRYRRLVEQLAQEGLLAVISGTDTLGVGINVPIRTVLFTGLAKFDGSRQRILRTREFLQIAGRAGRAGYDTMGYVVVQAPEHVIENERAKAKAEAKNAANPKKKSKAQLKKPPEGAVVWSEQTYDKLVAGAPDPLVPRMRVTNALLLAVLAREEDAFDVLRALLLDNHEDRRTQLKLARRALRLLRSLVTSGVVRRLDEPDEHGRRYVLTEALPADFALNQPLAHFALAALDVLDPESETYTLDVLSVVEAVLDSPRQVLAAQQFTLRGEAVAEMKADGLEYDERMALLEEITWPQPLRELLEALYETYRAAHPWLPEDALAPKSIVREMFTQAMGFTDMVSRYGLARSEGVLLRYLSDAYRTLRHTVPERHRTPELDEIVEWLGETVRQTDSSLVDEWEALTADDPEAVRRAAAERAAGGSPVPGGGRPLSQQPAFRVMVRNAVFAQVQRFARDDLDGLVRAERLAADRVEPPRAVQVGRSVWDAAIEDYFAEHDELRTGADARGPALLSVVEDRGPAPGWPDGPGDDAPPEVRRLRVTQTLDDPEGHHDWVIEALVDLDACDDLGELVMLTTGVRRL; translated from the coding sequence GTGACGGCGGACATCGCGACCGGTACGGGCCCCCTCCTCGCCGTCGCGGACGTCGGCGCGGACCCGGACGCGCTCTACGAGGGCTTCGCGGCGTGGGCCGCGTCCCGCGGCACCGCGCTCTACCCCCACCAGGACGAGGCCGTCATCGAGCTGCTCGGCGGCGCCAACGTGGTGCTCGCGACGCCGACGGGCTCGGGCAAGTCGCTCGTCGCGGCGGCGGCCGTGACCGCGGCGCTGGCCGAGGACCGGGTCAGCTTCTACACCGCCCCGATCAAGGCGCTGGTGAGCGAGAAGTTCTTCGACCTGTGCGCCCTCTTCGGCGCGGACAACGTCGGCATGCTGACCGGCGACGCGGCGGTGAACGCGGACGCGCCCATCATCTGCTGCACGGCCGAGATCCTCGCCAACCTGGCGCTGCGCGAGGGCGAGCGCACCGACGTGGGCCTCGTGGTCATGGACGAGTTCCACTACTACGGCGAGCCCGACCGCGGGTGGGCCTGGCAGGTGCCGCTGCTGACCCTGCCGCACGCCCAGTTCCTGCTGATGTCGGCGACGCTCGGCGACACGACGCGGCTGCGCGAGGACCTGACGCGGCGCACGTCCCGACCGACGGCCCTCGTCGACGACGCGCCCCGGCCGGTGCCGCTCGACTTCCGGTGGTCGTTGACGCCGCTGTCGGAGACGCTCGAGGAGCTCGTGACCACGCGGCAGACGCCGGCGTACGTCGTGCACTTCACCCAGGCGGCCGCCGTCGAGCACGCGACGGGGCTGCTCGGCTCCGGCGGGCTGACCGCGCTGACCGGCCGCAAGGACGAGGCGTGGAAGGAGCAGAAGGCGCGCATCGCCGAGCGCATCGGCGACTTCCGCTTCGGCGCCGGCTTCGGCAAGACCCTGTCGCGCCTCCTGCGCTCCGGGATCGGGGTGCACCACGCGGGGATGCTGCCGCGCTACCGCCGCCTCGTGGAGCAGCTCGCGCAGGAGGGCCTGCTCGCGGTCATCAGCGGCACCGACACGCTGGGCGTCGGCATCAACGTGCCGATCCGCACGGTGCTGTTCACGGGCCTCGCCAAGTTCGACGGCTCGCGCCAGCGCATCCTGCGCACGCGCGAGTTCCTCCAGATCGCCGGTCGGGCGGGCCGGGCGGGCTACGACACGATGGGGTACGTCGTCGTGCAGGCCCCCGAGCACGTCATCGAGAACGAGCGCGCCAAGGCGAAGGCCGAGGCGAAGAACGCCGCCAACCCGAAGAAGAAGAGCAAGGCGCAGCTGAAGAAGCCGCCGGAGGGCGCCGTCGTCTGGTCGGAGCAGACCTACGACAAGCTGGTGGCGGGCGCTCCGGACCCGCTCGTGCCCCGCATGCGGGTCACCAACGCCCTGCTCCTCGCGGTGCTCGCACGCGAGGAGGACGCCTTCGACGTGCTCCGCGCGCTCCTGCTCGACAACCACGAGGACCGGCGCACGCAGCTCAAGCTGGCCCGCCGCGCCCTGCGCCTCCTCCGCAGCCTCGTCACGTCCGGCGTCGTGCGGCGGCTGGACGAGCCCGACGAGCACGGGCGCCGCTACGTCCTCACGGAGGCGCTGCCCGCCGACTTCGCGCTCAACCAGCCGCTGGCGCACTTCGCGCTCGCGGCCCTCGACGTGCTGGACCCGGAGTCGGAGACCTACACGCTCGACGTGCTCTCCGTCGTCGAGGCCGTGCTCGACTCGCCGCGGCAGGTGCTCGCCGCCCAGCAGTTCACGCTGCGCGGGGAGGCGGTCGCGGAGATGAAGGCCGACGGGCTCGAGTACGACGAGCGCATGGCCCTCCTCGAGGAGATCACCTGGCCGCAGCCCCTCCGCGAGCTGCTCGAGGCGCTCTACGAGACCTACCGGGCCGCCCACCCGTGGCTCCCCGAGGACGCCCTGGCGCCCAAGTCGATCGTGCGGGAGATGTTCACGCAGGCGATGGGCTTCACCGACATGGTGAGCCGCTACGGCCTCGCGCGCTCCGAGGGCGTGCTGCTGCGCTACCTCTCCGACGCCTACCGCACGCTGCGCCACACCGTCCCGGAGCGGCACCGCACGCCCGAGCTCGACGAGATCGTCGAGTGGCTGGGGGAGACGGTGCGCCAGACCGACTCCAGCCTCGTCGACGAGTGGGAGGCGCTCACGGCGGACGATCCCGAGGCCGTACGCCGCGCCGCGGCCGAGCGTGCCGCAGGCGGCTCGCCGGTGCCCGGGGGCGGTCGGCCGCTCTCGCAGCAGCCGGCCTTCCGCGTCATGGTGCGCAACGCCGTGTTCGCGCAGGTCCAGCGGTTCGCGCGGGACGACCTCGACGGCCTGGTGCGGGCGGAGCGGCTCGCCGCCGACCGGGTCGAGCCGCCGCGCGCGGTGCAGGTGGGGCGCTCGGTGTGGGACGCCGCGATCGAGGACTACTTCGCCGAGCACGACGAGCTCCGCACCGGGGCGGACGCGCGGGGGCCGGCGCTGCTCTCCGTGGTCGAGGACCGCGGGCCCGCACCCGGCTGGCCGGACGGCCCGGGCGACGACGCGCCGCCCGAGGTGCGCCGGCTCCGGGTCACCCAGACGCTCGACGACCCCGAGGGCCACCACGACTGGGTGATCGAGGCGCTGGTGGACCTCGACGCGTGCGACGACCTGGGCGAGCTGGTGATGCTCACCACCGGGGTCCGCCGGTTGTAG
- the recN gene encoding DNA repair protein RecN produces the protein MLEEIRISSLGVIDSSTLQLGPGLTVVTGETGAGKTMVVTALGLLLGGRADSGAVRTGARAARVEGVVDVSGLGGFAEAVEDAGGVAEDDRVVLARNIAAEGRSRAFAGGASVPVAVLGELAGPLVAVHGQSDQHRLLRPVAQREALDRFGAADVGGLVAAYRTVFDELVAVERELADVVTHAAERAQEADLLRFGLEQVAAVEPQPGEDDELAAEESRLGYADELRTAAERAREALSSEQGTPDALGAVAAARHALDGVVEHDPAIAALAQRLAEVGYLMTDVAADVASYASGVDTDPQRLAAVSERRAALTALTRKYGATIDEVLAWSERSARRLAEIDLADDSVGELEARRAELRSRLAAAGQALSAARATAAADLGARVEEELAHLAMPHARFRIAVRQVEVAPGDGEGEREPLEVDGRRLRFSAHGLDEVEMLLAANTGSEPRPLSKGASGGELSRVMLALEVSLAATSPVPTFVFDEVDAGVGGKAGIEIGRRLAALAVHKQVLVVTHLPQVAAYADTHVVVRKESDGSVTSSGLDVLDDAAREHELSRMLAGLESSDTAVAHARELLATAAASRSQRPRTRAG, from the coding sequence GTGCTTGAGGAGATCCGCATCAGCTCCCTCGGGGTCATCGACTCCTCGACGTTGCAGCTGGGACCAGGCCTGACGGTCGTCACGGGTGAGACCGGCGCCGGCAAGACCATGGTCGTCACGGCTCTCGGCCTCCTCCTGGGCGGCCGCGCCGACTCCGGCGCGGTGCGCACGGGGGCGCGGGCGGCCCGGGTGGAGGGCGTCGTCGACGTGTCCGGCCTCGGCGGCTTCGCGGAGGCCGTCGAGGACGCCGGTGGCGTCGCCGAGGACGACCGGGTGGTGCTGGCCCGCAACATCGCGGCCGAGGGCCGCAGTCGCGCGTTCGCGGGTGGTGCGTCCGTGCCGGTGGCGGTGCTCGGCGAGCTGGCCGGTCCGCTCGTGGCGGTCCACGGACAGTCCGACCAGCACCGCCTGCTCCGGCCGGTGGCCCAGCGCGAGGCCCTCGACCGCTTCGGCGCCGCCGACGTCGGGGGGCTGGTCGCGGCGTACCGGACGGTCTTCGACGAGCTCGTCGCCGTCGAGCGCGAGCTCGCGGACGTCGTGACCCACGCGGCGGAGCGCGCCCAGGAGGCGGACCTGCTCCGCTTCGGGCTCGAGCAGGTCGCGGCCGTGGAGCCCCAGCCGGGTGAGGATGACGAGCTGGCCGCGGAGGAGTCGCGGCTGGGGTACGCCGACGAGCTGCGCACCGCTGCCGAGCGCGCCCGCGAGGCGCTCTCGAGCGAGCAGGGCACACCGGACGCCCTGGGCGCCGTCGCCGCCGCGCGGCACGCCCTCGACGGCGTGGTCGAGCACGACCCGGCGATCGCGGCGCTCGCGCAACGCCTCGCCGAGGTGGGCTACCTGATGACGGACGTCGCCGCCGACGTGGCGTCCTACGCGTCGGGCGTCGACACCGACCCGCAGCGGCTCGCCGCGGTCTCGGAGCGGCGGGCGGCGCTGACGGCGCTGACGCGGAAGTACGGCGCGACCATCGACGAGGTGCTGGCCTGGAGCGAGCGGTCGGCGCGGCGGCTCGCCGAGATCGACCTCGCGGACGACAGCGTCGGGGAGCTCGAGGCCCGGCGGGCGGAGCTGCGCTCCCGTCTCGCCGCGGCAGGGCAGGCGCTGAGCGCCGCACGCGCGACGGCGGCGGCCGACCTGGGCGCCCGCGTCGAGGAGGAGCTGGCCCACCTCGCCATGCCCCACGCCCGGTTCCGCATCGCGGTGCGCCAGGTCGAGGTGGCGCCCGGCGACGGCGAGGGCGAGCGGGAGCCGCTCGAGGTCGACGGCCGACGGCTGCGCTTCTCGGCCCACGGCCTCGACGAGGTCGAGATGCTGCTGGCGGCCAACACCGGCAGCGAGCCGCGGCCCCTGTCGAAGGGCGCCTCCGGCGGCGAGCTCTCCCGGGTCATGCTGGCGCTCGAGGTCTCGCTGGCCGCCACCAGCCCCGTGCCGACCTTCGTGTTCGACGAGGTCGACGCGGGCGTCGGCGGCAAGGCGGGCATCGAGATCGGGCGGCGTCTCGCCGCGCTCGCGGTGCACAAGCAGGTGCTGGTGGTCACCCACCTGCCGCAGGTCGCGGCGTACGCCGACACGCACGTGGTGGTGCGCAAGGAGAGCGACGGGTCGGTCACCAGCTCGGGCCTCGACGTGCTCGACGACGCCGCCCGGGAGCACGAGCTCTCGCGGATGCTGGCCGGCCTGGAGTCCTCGGACACCGCGGTCGCCCACGCCCGGGAGCTGCTCGCCACGGCCGCCGCGAGCCGCTCGCAGCGCCCGCGCACCCGCGCTGGCTGA
- a CDS encoding CTP synthase — MKNPTPTKHVFVTGGVASSLGKGLTASSLGSLLKARGLTVTMQKLDPYLNVDPGTMNPFQHGEVFVTDDGAETDLDIGHYERFLDTDLNQIANVTTGQIYSTVIQRERRGDYLGDTVQVIPHITNEIKDRMLAMGGDGVDVVIHEIGGTVGDIESQPFLESARQVRHEVGRGNVFFIHVSLVPYIGPSGELKTKPTQHSVAALRSIGIQPDAVVCRADRELPQSIKSKIALMCDVDEEAVVTAADAPSIYDIPKVLHREGLDAYIVRRLDLPFRDVDWTTWDDLLRRVHHPADEVTVALVGKYIDLPDAYLSVAEALRAGGFAHAAKVHLRWVPSDECATPAGAARALEDVDAVCIPGGFGVRGLEGKLGALTHARTNRIPTLGLCLGLQSMVIEFARNVAGLASADSTEFDPATPEPVIATMAEQAAYVEGAGDLGGTMRLGLYPADLAEGSTVRRVYGAAQVHERHRHRYEVNNAYRERLEQAGLVFSGLSPDHELVEFVELPRDVHPYYVSTQAHPELKSRPTRPHPLFAGLVEAALVRQRELLIPLREDGTDGGNVASDAAEPAAEPAVAAEGA, encoded by the coding sequence GTGAAGAACCCGACCCCCACGAAGCACGTATTCGTCACCGGGGGCGTCGCCTCCTCGCTCGGCAAGGGGCTCACCGCCTCCAGCCTCGGCAGCCTGTTGAAGGCGCGCGGGCTCACGGTCACGATGCAGAAGCTGGACCCCTACCTCAACGTGGACCCCGGCACGATGAACCCCTTCCAGCACGGTGAGGTGTTCGTCACCGACGACGGCGCGGAGACCGACCTCGACATCGGTCACTACGAGCGCTTCCTCGACACCGACCTCAACCAGATCGCCAACGTCACCACGGGGCAGATCTACTCGACGGTGATCCAGCGCGAGCGGCGCGGCGACTACCTGGGCGACACCGTGCAGGTGATCCCCCACATCACGAACGAGATCAAGGACCGCATGCTCGCCATGGGCGGCGACGGCGTCGACGTGGTGATCCACGAGATCGGCGGCACGGTCGGCGACATCGAGTCCCAGCCGTTCCTCGAGTCGGCGCGTCAGGTGCGACACGAGGTCGGCCGTGGCAACGTCTTCTTCATCCACGTCTCGCTGGTGCCCTACATCGGGCCGTCGGGGGAGCTGAAGACGAAGCCGACGCAGCACTCGGTCGCGGCGCTGCGCTCGATCGGCATCCAGCCCGACGCCGTCGTGTGCCGTGCCGACCGCGAGCTGCCGCAGTCGATCAAGAGCAAGATCGCGCTCATGTGCGACGTCGACGAGGAGGCGGTCGTGACGGCCGCCGACGCCCCGTCGATCTACGACATCCCCAAGGTGCTGCACCGCGAGGGGCTCGACGCCTACATCGTGCGCCGCCTCGACCTGCCCTTCCGCGACGTCGACTGGACGACCTGGGACGACCTGCTGCGGCGCGTCCACCACCCGGCCGACGAGGTCACGGTCGCGCTCGTGGGCAAGTACATCGACCTGCCCGACGCCTACCTCTCGGTGGCCGAGGCGCTCCGCGCCGGCGGGTTCGCCCACGCGGCCAAGGTGCACCTGCGGTGGGTGCCCTCCGACGAGTGCGCGACGCCGGCCGGTGCCGCCCGCGCCCTGGAGGACGTCGACGCGGTCTGCATCCCGGGTGGCTTCGGCGTGCGTGGTCTCGAGGGCAAGCTCGGCGCCCTCACCCACGCGCGCACCAACCGCATCCCGACGCTCGGCCTGTGCCTGGGCCTGCAGTCCATGGTCATCGAGTTCGCCCGCAACGTCGCCGGCCTCGCCAGCGCCGACTCGACCGAGTTCGACCCCGCGACGCCGGAGCCGGTGATCGCCACGATGGCCGAGCAGGCGGCGTACGTCGAGGGGGCGGGCGACCTGGGCGGCACGATGCGCCTCGGTCTCTACCCGGCGGACCTGGCGGAGGGCTCGACGGTGCGGCGGGTGTACGGCGCGGCACAGGTGCACGAGCGGCACCGGCACCGCTACGAGGTCAACAACGCCTACCGGGAGCGTCTCGAGCAGGCGGGCCTCGTGTTCTCCGGGCTGTCCCCGGACCACGAGCTCGTCGAGTTCGTGGAGCTCCCGCGCGACGTGCACCCGTACTACGTCTCGACGCAGGCGCACCCCGAGCTGAAGTCGCGCCCGACCCGGCCGCACCCGCTCTTCGCGGGCCTGGTCGAGGCGGCGCTGGTGCGCCAGCGCGAGCTGCTCATCCCGCTGCGCGAGGACGGCACGGACGGCGGGAACGTGGCGTCGGACGCCGCCGAGCCGGCTGCCGAGCCCGCCGTCGCCGCCGAGGGGGCCTGA